Proteins encoded within one genomic window of Sebastes fasciatus isolate fSebFas1 chromosome 18, fSebFas1.pri, whole genome shotgun sequence:
- the blk gene encoding tyrosine-protein kinase Blk — MGCASSGQKEVQDDKFFNKKKNSQDSGSSIHIARSGNSLTDNDEVLFVAQHDFKATSDNDLAFKKGEKLKVLQENGEWWVAKSLVTGQEGLIPCNYVARADTLEVEKWFFRDLSRRETERLLLAPGNKPGAFLVRESETCKGSFSLSVRDYNPEQGDVVKHYKIRALDKGGYYISPSNSFPCLQELVKYYTRTADGLCLRLYAPCKATTPEQPWAHDEWEIPRDTLKMVKKLGAGQFGEVWMGYYKNTQKVAIKTLKEGTMEPEAFLQEANLMKQLQHERLVRLHAVVTMEPILIVTEYMMNGCLLDFLKADEGKKLKINKLIDMSAQIAEGMAYIEKKNYIHRDVRAANILVSDDLHCKIADFGLARIIETEYTAQEGAKFPIKWTAPEAINFGTFSIKSDVWSFGILLTEIVTYGRIPYPGMTNPEVIRSLDKLYRMPCPDGCPDELYDIMSMCWRQRSEDRPTFEFLQNILQDFFIATEGQYEMQP, encoded by the exons ATGGGCTGCGCTTCCAGTGGCCAGAAAGAAGTACAAGATGACAAGttcttcaacaaaaaaaaaaactctcaggACTCCGGCTCGTCGATTCACATA GCACGAAGTGGAAACAGCTTAACGGATAATG ATGAAGTTCTGTTTGTGGCACAACATGACTTTAAAGCAACCAGCGACAATGATCTAGCTTtcaaaaagggagaaaaacTAAAGGTTTTACAAGA aAACGGAGAATGGTGGGTGGCCAAATCGTTGGTGACTGGACAGGAGGGCTTGATACCATGTAATTATGTAGCCAGAGCAGATACACTGGAGGTGGAAAA ATGGTTTTTCAGGGACCTTAGTAGGAGAGAGACTGAACGGCTGCTTTTAGCCCCTGGAAATAAACCGGGCGCCTTTCTAGTTCGAGAGAGTGAGACCTGTAAAG GGTCTTTCTCACTGTCAGTTAGAGATTACAACCCAGAACAAGGAGATGTGGTAAAACACTACAAGATCCGTGCTCTGGACAAAGGTGGCTACTACATCTCCCCCTCCAACTCGTTCCCTTGCCTACAGGAACTGGTTAAATACTACACCC GTACAGCAGATGGTTTGTGTCTGCGGCTGTATGCCCCTTGTAAGGCCACGACACCCGAGCAGCCGTGGGCACACGACGAGTGGGAGATCCCCAGAGACACCCTGAAGATGGTGAAGAAACTGGGGGCCGGGCAGTTTGGAGAAGTGTGGATGG GTTACTATAAGAACACCCAGAAGGTCGCTATTAAGACCTTAAAGGAGGGGACGATGGAGCCAGAGGCCTTCCTGCAGGAGGCCAACCTGATGAAGCAGCTGCAGCATGAACGACTGGTGCGCCTCCACGCTGTGGTCACTATGGAGCCCATTCTTATTGTCACTGAGTACATGATGAACG GATGTCTTCTGGACTTTCTGAAGGCAGACGAAGGGAAAAAGCTAAAGATAAATAAGCTGATAGACATGTCAGCGCAG ATAGCTGAAGGCATGGCGTACATCGAGAAGAAGAACTACATCCACCGAGACGTGCGTGCAGCCAACATACTAGTCAGCGACGACCTGCACTGCAAGATAGCAGACTTTGGCCTGGCCAGGATCATCGAGACAGAATACACAGCTCAAGAAG GTGCTAAATTTCCCATCAAATGGACGGCTCCAGAGGCCATCAATTTTGGCACATTCAGCATCAAATCTGACGTGTGGTCCTTTGGGATCCTCCTCACAGAGATAGTCACCTATGGAAGAATACCCTACCCAG GGATGACCAACCCAGAGGTGATCAGGAGCCTGGACAAGTTGTACAGGATGCCGTGTCCGGACGGCTGCCCCGATGAACTCTATGACATTATGAGTATGTGCTGGAGGCAGAGGTCTGAGGACCGGCCCACGTTTGAATTTCTCCAGAACATTCTCCAAGACTTCTTCATCGCCACGGAGGGACAATATGAGATGCAGCCGTGA